In the genome of Nonlabens sp. MB-3u-79, one region contains:
- a CDS encoding dicarboxylate/amino acid:cation symporter, whose protein sequence is MKKLALHWQILIGMVLGIAFGFIMTQVDWGKDFVGDWIEPFGKIFVNLLKLIAVPLILASLVKGISDLKDIAKFRNMGLRTVVIYIATTVIAITIGLALVNVFKPGEGISEETIANLSATYESNSDIQGKLATAAAQKDAGPLQALIDMVPDNAVSAMSNNSLMLQVIFFAIFLGISMLLIGEKKAKPLKKFFDSLNDVVLKMVDLIMLSAPFAVFALLATVVVTSDDPEVLLALLYYALTVIAGLLLMIVVYCIIFAVYVKKSPLWFLQQIAPAQLLAFSTSSSAATLPVTMERVEEHMGVEKEVSSFVLPVGATINMDGTSLYQAVAAVFVCQALGIDLTIGAQLTIVLTALLASIGSAAVPGAGMVMLVIVLESIDFPSELLPVALALIFAVDRPLDMLRTTVNVTGDATVASVVAKSLGKFGKPHVKNWDDHLDEVSS, encoded by the coding sequence ATGAAAAAATTAGCATTACACTGGCAAATATTAATAGGGATGGTTCTCGGAATCGCTTTTGGGTTTATCATGACTCAGGTAGATTGGGGTAAAGACTTTGTAGGGGACTGGATCGAGCCTTTTGGTAAAATCTTTGTCAACCTATTGAAATTAATAGCAGTTCCATTGATTCTTGCTTCCTTGGTCAAAGGAATTTCTGACTTAAAAGACATCGCAAAATTCCGCAATATGGGATTGCGTACCGTGGTGATTTATATTGCTACCACTGTAATTGCAATTACGATAGGATTGGCCTTAGTAAATGTTTTTAAGCCTGGTGAAGGAATTTCAGAAGAAACCATTGCTAATTTAAGTGCGACTTATGAAAGCAATTCAGATATCCAAGGAAAATTAGCAACTGCCGCTGCACAAAAAGATGCGGGTCCATTGCAAGCCCTGATAGATATGGTTCCTGATAATGCTGTTTCTGCAATGTCTAACAATAGTTTAATGTTGCAAGTGATCTTCTTTGCTATTTTCTTAGGTATATCTATGTTATTAATAGGTGAAAAGAAAGCCAAACCATTAAAGAAATTCTTTGATAGTCTCAACGACGTGGTGCTGAAAATGGTAGACTTGATCATGTTGTCAGCTCCATTTGCAGTCTTTGCATTATTAGCCACCGTAGTGGTTACTTCAGATGATCCAGAAGTACTACTAGCCCTATTGTATTATGCGCTTACGGTGATAGCAGGTTTATTGCTCATGATCGTGGTGTATTGTATCATTTTTGCCGTTTATGTCAAAAAATCACCGTTATGGTTTTTACAACAAATAGCACCAGCACAATTACTCGCTTTTTCTACCAGCTCCAGTGCCGCAACTTTACCGGTAACTATGGAACGAGTAGAAGAGCATATGGGTGTGGAAAAAGAAGTTTCTAGTTTTGTACTTCCAGTAGGAGCCACCATCAATATGGATGGAACCAGTTTGTACCAAGCTGTTGCTGCTGTTTTTGTGTGTCAGGCTTTAGGTATAGACCTTACTATTGGTGCTCAACTAACTATTGTTTTAACGGCCTTACTAGCTTCCATAGGTAGTGCTGCAGTTCCTGGAGCTGGGATGGTCATGCTGGTCATTGTTTTAGAATCCATAGACTTCCCTAGTGAGTTATTACCAGTGGCTCTTGCACTCATTTTTGCTGTAGACCGACCACTAGATATGCTCCGTACCACGGTTAACGTTACTGGAGATGCTACTGTTGCATCAGTTGTCGCAAAAAGTCTGGGTAAATTTGGTAAGCCTCATGTTAAGAATTGGGACGATCATCTGGACGAAGTTTCTTCTTAG
- a CDS encoding N-formylglutamate amidohydrolase codes for MIKLSVIEIITRIENQETFHAVVEDYSFSIKIDDYVPYACAAVHGGHHFSKDLWDNCLHTEYDRWYEEDPCTGQMISGLPITLIAHDSRFEYDLNRAPETAIYETAWGKTLWKKPLSQEKKDRALAKHDNFYKVVLSLIVKLEELFGSSVFYDMHSYNWKRWDREVPVFNIGTTNVDEEKYRAEITQWQDILDDVQLPIAQKVHCKINDVFQGNGYFLKYVTSNSLNTLVLATEISKIYADETTGRIFPEVVTAVQDLLKYYIKAHAHRFYDRYHTPKI; via the coding sequence ATGATTAAACTGTCTGTTATTGAGATCATAACTCGTATTGAAAATCAAGAGACTTTTCATGCAGTTGTAGAAGATTATTCGTTCTCAATAAAAATTGATGATTATGTACCTTATGCGTGTGCAGCGGTTCACGGCGGCCATCACTTTTCAAAAGATTTATGGGACAACTGTTTGCATACAGAGTACGATCGCTGGTATGAAGAAGATCCATGCACAGGTCAGATGATTTCTGGTTTGCCCATTACCTTAATTGCACATGACAGTAGGTTTGAGTACGATTTAAATAGAGCACCTGAAACGGCTATCTATGAAACTGCTTGGGGAAAAACACTTTGGAAAAAGCCCTTAAGTCAAGAGAAAAAAGATAGAGCTCTTGCCAAGCACGATAATTTCTATAAAGTGGTACTTAGTCTTATTGTTAAATTGGAAGAGCTTTTTGGCAGTAGCGTTTTTTACGATATGCATTCCTATAATTGGAAAAGATGGGACCGAGAAGTTCCTGTTTTCAATATAGGAACTACTAATGTAGACGAAGAGAAATACCGTGCCGAAATCACTCAGTGGCAGGATATTTTAGATGATGTGCAACTGCCTATAGCGCAAAAAGTACATTGTAAAATCAACGACGTTTTTCAAGGAAATGGATATTTTTTAAAATATGTCACTTCCAACTCCTTAAACACACTTGTTCTAGCTACAGAAATTTCAAAGATATATGCAGATGAAACTACGGGAAGAATTTTCCCAGAAGTAGTAACAGCAGTTCAAGACCTTCTTAAGTATTATATTAAAGCACATGCCCACCGTTTTTATGATAGATATCACACTCCCAAAATATAA
- a CDS encoding tetratricopeptide repeat protein, whose product MKNLYYLFAITVLLGSSCQTKSTIVTKINGSEKTFYEAAKYYLSEAEYNKGLEAIHQAIQEKNQEHLVELYYLKGFMLHAYGKTTDASAAYQYVIDHTETYSLYKNKAAQLFALNLAEEEFQEQIRVKQEELLKNKNNEQLTDDSYLMVEKQPRFPTCPETTQKEIQKCSSQIVQEHIVSTYDVGLGNTFGVYEKVRTHVYYTVDTEGDATSIVARGTNAFLSLEAKRVIFSLPQMLPGESRGEKVSVPFSVPVTYNPL is encoded by the coding sequence ATGAAAAACCTGTATTATCTCTTCGCAATTACAGTGTTACTAGGGAGCAGTTGTCAAACTAAATCAACTATTGTAACAAAAATAAATGGGTCAGAAAAAACCTTTTATGAAGCTGCTAAGTATTACTTATCAGAAGCAGAATACAATAAAGGCTTAGAGGCAATCCATCAAGCGATACAAGAAAAGAACCAAGAACATTTAGTAGAGCTCTATTATTTAAAAGGTTTTATGCTTCACGCTTACGGAAAAACTACTGATGCAAGTGCTGCTTATCAATACGTCATTGATCATACGGAAACCTATTCATTATATAAAAACAAAGCAGCACAATTATTTGCTCTTAATCTTGCTGAAGAAGAGTTTCAGGAACAAATAAGAGTAAAACAAGAGGAACTATTAAAAAACAAGAATAACGAACAGCTGACTGACGATAGCTATTTGATGGTTGAAAAACAGCCTAGATTTCCAACTTGCCCAGAGACAACACAAAAAGAAATTCAAAAATGCAGCAGTCAAATCGTTCAAGAACATATTGTGAGTACCTATGATGTAGGTTTGGGAAACACTTTTGGTGTTTATGAAAAAGTAAGGACTCATGTTTATTATACAGTTGATACCGAAGGTGATGCGACAAGCATTGTTGCTAGAGGAACAAACGCGTTTTTATCCTTGGAAGCAAAAAGAGTGATCTTTAGCCTCCCTCAGATGCTACCAGGTGAATCAAGAGGTGAAAAAG
- the aroC gene encoding chorismate synthase, protein MAGNTFGKQFTVTTYGESHGVALGGVIDGCPAGINIDLEAIQFDLDRRKPGQSKIVTQRKESDTVTIYSGIFEGKTTGTPIGFQIVNENQKSKDYSHIKETYRPSHADKVYDDKYGHRDYRGGGRSSARETASRVVAGAIAKQLLSQIKITAYTSSVGDLFIDKPYQELDFSEIENNAVRCPDIAFAKAMEEKILQTRKEGDTIGGTISCVIQGLPAGLGDPVFDKLHADLGKAMLSINAVKGFEYGSGFAGTQLKGSEHNDQYNADGTTKTNLSGGIQGGISNGMDVYFRVAFKPVATIMQSQETINSKGELVEMQGKGRHDPCVVPRAVVIVEAMAALVLADHFLRARTSKI, encoded by the coding sequence ATGGCAGGAAATACCTTTGGTAAGCAATTTACCGTTACAACATATGGAGAATCTCATGGAGTCGCTTTAGGTGGCGTTATCGATGGGTGTCCAGCAGGAATAAATATAGACTTAGAGGCAATACAATTTGATTTAGACCGACGCAAACCCGGTCAAAGCAAGATTGTTACTCAGCGCAAAGAAAGTGATACCGTCACGATCTATTCGGGAATATTTGAAGGAAAAACGACAGGAACACCTATAGGTTTTCAAATTGTTAATGAGAATCAAAAATCAAAAGATTACTCTCATATCAAAGAAACTTACCGACCTAGTCATGCCGATAAGGTCTATGATGATAAGTACGGACATAGGGATTACCGTGGTGGTGGGCGCAGCAGTGCTCGTGAAACTGCCAGTAGAGTCGTGGCAGGAGCTATCGCAAAACAATTGCTTTCTCAGATCAAAATAACCGCTTACACGAGTAGTGTAGGAGATCTTTTTATAGATAAACCTTATCAAGAACTGGATTTCTCAGAGATTGAAAATAATGCAGTGCGCTGTCCTGATATCGCTTTTGCGAAAGCGATGGAAGAAAAAATCCTACAAACCAGAAAAGAAGGGGATACCATAGGAGGAACTATATCCTGTGTTATTCAAGGTTTACCGGCTGGTCTAGGAGACCCGGTATTTGATAAACTGCATGCAGACCTTGGAAAAGCCATGCTCTCCATCAATGCGGTAAAAGGTTTTGAATACGGTAGTGGTTTTGCCGGTACTCAGCTGAAAGGAAGCGAGCATAACGATCAATACAATGCAGACGGAACCACCAAAACAAATTTAAGTGGCGGTATTCAAGGCGGTATTTCTAATGGTATGGATGTTTATTTTAGAGTAGCCTTTAAACCTGTGGCTACCATCATGCAATCTCAAGAAACGATCAATTCCAAAGGCGAACTTGTTGAAATGCAAGGAAAAGGAAGACATGATCCCTGTGTAGTTCCTAGAGCTGTGGTGATTGTAGAAGCCATGGCAGCACTCGTACTCGCCGACCATTTTTTAAGAGCACGCACGTCAAAGATTTAA
- the gshB gene encoding glutathione synthase, whose translation MNVCFIMYPWEEINPEKDSTLTLIHECVKRGHRVAIATPSNLTIRNSIAYAFSKMIKKTDKVPAQLKSFYKNTVLIEKMLPLAGFDVIMMRANPPLDPIALNFLDSVKDDVFIVNDIQGLREANNKLYTACFDDPNNEIIPATHVSKNKEYLKSVIKENPKEKMIMKPLNGFGGSGVIMIEKTAMGNVNSLLDFYIDNKDGTTNYVILQDYIEGAEKGDARILLLNGKPIGAVQRVPGEEDHRSNISAGGTFKKHTLTPAEKNLCKKIGPKLVKDGLYFVGIDVINGMLVEVNVMSPGGITYINKVSKVKLQEKVIDFFEEVVGDRIKELERRNKLKSTILDD comes from the coding sequence ATGAATGTTTGTTTTATCATGTACCCTTGGGAAGAAATCAACCCAGAAAAAGATTCCACTTTAACACTTATTCACGAATGTGTTAAACGAGGGCATCGGGTAGCCATAGCTACTCCTTCAAACCTTACTATTAGAAATAGCATTGCTTATGCTTTCTCTAAGATGATCAAGAAAACAGATAAAGTGCCCGCACAATTAAAGTCTTTTTACAAAAACACAGTACTTATAGAAAAAATGTTGCCACTCGCAGGTTTTGACGTGATAATGATGCGAGCAAATCCGCCTTTGGATCCTATTGCGTTGAATTTTCTCGACTCCGTAAAAGATGATGTGTTTATTGTAAATGATATTCAAGGATTGCGGGAAGCTAATAATAAACTTTACACCGCCTGTTTTGATGATCCTAATAACGAAATCATCCCAGCGACTCATGTTTCTAAGAATAAAGAATATTTAAAATCTGTAATCAAGGAAAACCCTAAGGAAAAAATGATCATGAAGCCATTAAACGGTTTTGGAGGAAGTGGGGTGATCATGATTGAGAAAACAGCTATGGGTAATGTCAACTCCCTGTTGGACTTTTATATAGATAATAAGGACGGGACCACAAATTACGTGATCCTTCAAGATTATATAGAAGGGGCCGAAAAAGGGGACGCGCGTATTTTATTATTAAATGGAAAGCCTATAGGTGCGGTGCAGCGTGTTCCTGGAGAGGAAGACCATCGCTCTAACATAAGTGCTGGCGGCACCTTTAAAAAACACACGCTCACACCAGCAGAGAAAAACCTTTGTAAAAAAATAGGCCCTAAATTGGTCAAAGATGGATTGTACTTTGTCGGGATAGACGTAATTAATGGGATGCTGGTAGAAGTAAACGTGATGTCCCCAGGAGGGATTACCTATATCAATAAAGTATCTAAAGTGAAATTACAGGAAAAGGTAATCGACTTTTTTGAAGAAGTGGTAGGAGATCGCATCAAAGAATTAGAAAGACGTAACAAACTTAAAAGTACCATACTGGATGATTAA